CGCGAGTTCGAGCAGATGGAGATGGAGTTCTTCGTCAAGCCGGGCGAGGACGAGGAGTGGCACCAGTACTGGATCGACGAGCGCACGCGGTGGTACACCGACCTCGGCATCGACCCGGCGAACCTGCGGCACTACGAGCACGCCAAGGAGAAGCTGTCGCACTACTCGAAGCGCACCGTCGACATCGAGTACCGCTTCGGCTTCGCGGGCTCGGAGTGGGGTGAGCTCGAGGGCGTCGCCAACCGCACCGACTTCGACCTCTCCACCCACGCGCAGCACTCGGGCCAGGACCTGTCGTACTTCGACCAGGCCGCCAACGAGCGCTACACGCCGTACGTCATCGAGCCGGCAGCGGGCCTGTCGCGCAGCCTCATGACGTTCCTCGTGGACGCCTACACCGAGGACGAGGCGCCCAACACGAAGGGCGGGGTCGACAAGCGTGTCGTGCTGCGCCTCGACCCGCGCCTCGCGCCCGTCAAGGTCGCGGTGCTGCCGCTCAGCCGCAACGCGGACCTGTCGCCGAAGGCGAAGGCCCTCGCGGCCGACCTGCGCCGCAACTGGAACGTGGAGTTCGACGACGCCGGCGCCATCGGCCGCCGCTACCGTCGCCAGGATGAGATCGGCACGCCGTACTGCGTGACGGTCGACTTCGACACCCCCGAGGACAACGCGGTGACGGTGCGCGAGCGCGACACGATGTCGCAGGAGCGCGTCAGCCTCGACGGCATCGTGTCGTACTTCGCGGAGCGCCTCGCGGGGGCGTGACCGTCGACGGGCCCGACCGGGCAGCGCGTGCACAATGACCGCATGACGCGCTCGCGGTCCGCGCTCCTCGCCGTCGTCGGCACCCTCGCCGTCGCCGGGTGCGGCGGCGGGGGCGGCGCGTCCGGTCCCGGCGGACCGACCCCGGCGGACGACGGCGGCTCCACCGTGGCCGCACCCCCGCCGACCTCGCAGGCGACGTCGGCGCCCGCTCTCCCCGACGGCGTCACGACCACCGCCGCCGGCACCGAGCTGCCCCTCGGCGAGCCGGCGACGGTCGCGTGGCGGGTCGGCGCCGACCGGCAGGCCGTCGTGGACCTGACGGTGGTCGGCGTGCAGCCCGCGCCCCTCGAGCTGTTCGACGGCTGGCTCCTCAACGGCGTCGCGGACGAGGTGGCGCCGTACTTCGTCACCTACACCGCGGAGAACGTCGGCGACGACGACCTCGGAGCGGCGGCGATGCCGCTGTTCCTCGGGTACGGCGAGGACGGCGCCCTCGTCGCCGCCTCGGGCTTCGCCGCGACGTTCGAGCCGTGCCCGAGCACCCCGCTGCCCACGCCCTTCGGGCCGGGTGCCACCACCGAGGGGTGCCTGGTCTACCTGGCGCCGAACGACCAGCCGGTCGCGGCCGTCGCCTTCCAGGCCACCGGCGACGTCGCCCCCGTGACCTGGGGCGCCGTCGCGCCCCGCTGACCCCCTGCAGGGCATCGCTCGACGCCGCGATTCCGTGCCGCGCGCGCCGACGAGGACAATGGCGGGATGAGCACCGCGACGATCCCGGCCGGCACGGCGAGCCTCCCCGGCCCGCTGCACCTCGGTCCGCTCGTCGTCGACGTCCCCGTCGTGCTGGCGCCGATGGCGGGCATCACGAACGCGGCGTACCGGCGGCTCTGCGCCGAGCAGGGCGCGGGCCTCTACGTCTGCGAGATGATCACCAGCCGCGGCCTCGTCGAGGGCGACGCGACGACCCGCCGCATGCTCGTCTTCGACGAGCTCGAGACGACGCGGTCGGTGCAGCTCTACGGCACCGATCCCACCTACGTCGGGCAGGCGACGCGGATCCTCTGCGAGGAGTACGGCGTCGCGCACGTCGACCTGAACTTCGGGTGCCCGGTGCCCAAGGTGACGCGCAAGGGCGGCGGCGGCGCGCTGCCGTGGAAGCGCGGGCTGCTCGAGGAGATCCTGACCGCCGCGGTGCGCGCGGCCGAGCCGTTCGGCGTGCCCGTGACGATGAAGACGCGCAAGGGCATCGACGCGGACCGGCTGACCTACCTCGACGCGGGGCGGATCGCGCAGGAGGCGGGCTGTGCCGCGATCGCGCTGCACGGGCGCACGGTCGCCCAGGCCTACTCGGGCGTGGCGGACTGGGACGCGATCGCCGCGCTCGTCGACGCCGTCGACATCCCGGTGCTGGGCAACGGCGACATCTGGGAGGCCGGCGACGCCGTGCGGATGGTCGAGCACACGGGCGCGGCGGGTGTGGTCGTGGGCCGCGGCTGCCTCGGGCGTCCGTGGCTGTTCCGCGACCTGGCCGCCGTCTTCTCCGGCGAGCACGTGCAGGTGCTGCCGACGCTCGGCGAGGTCGCGGCCATCATGCGCCGCCACGCCGAGCTGCTGGTCGAGCACGTCGGGGACGAGCTGCACGGCTGCAAGGAGTTCCGCAAGCACGTGTCGTGGTACCTCAAGGGCTTCCCCGCGGGTGGCGAGCTGCGCCGCGCCCTGGCGCTCGCCGCCTCCCTCGCGGAGCTCGACGAGCTGCTCGCGCAGCTCGACCCGACCGCGCCGTACCCGGTGTCCGAGCTCGGTGCCCCGCGCGGCCGCCAGGGCTCGCCGCGCGAGCGCGTCGTGCTGCCCGAGGGCTGGCTCGACGACACCGACGGGCGTGACCTGTGCCTCGCCGAGGACGCGGGGGAGACCTCCGGGGGCTGACCCCGCCGGCGTCCATCGTCGCTGGTCACGGTGCCTCGGCGGGCGACCGGGCGTCCTGTGGGCGGTGCCCGACCTGGGGACACGGTCTTGCCCACCCCCGGGGTGGGTGTGCTCTACTCGTCGGCGGCTCGGCACGACCTGCGGGGCCGCATCCCCCTGCCGGCAACCGAAGGAATCAGCGCAGTGGCCGAACCCAGCCACCAGCGGGACGACCGTCTCGCCCCGACGAACGACCACCCCGAGCCCCACCTCGACTCCCACCCCGGCCCCGAGCCGCAGAGCACGTCCGGCCGCCGTGCCGCCCGTGCGTCGTCGCTGGCCGGCCGTGTCCGGGCCCTGGGCCGCGAGGCCCGCGGCGTCGTGCGCACCGCCCCCCGCCGCGTCGTCGTCGCCGGACCGCTCGCCACCCTCGCCACCGTCGGCGTGGTCGCCGTGGGCGTCGGCTTCACCGACGCCGATCCCGCACCCGCCTCGACGGCGTCCGCGCTGACGGAGATCACCGACGTCGCCTCGGCGCTCGAGGACCGCGAGGCCGCGACGAGCCGCTCGGTCGACCGGGAGGCGCTCGCGGCGCAGCAGGCGGTCCTCTCCGTCCGGGAGCAGTACGACGCGTGGCGCGCCTCCGTCGACACCATCGCCACCCAGCGGGCTGCGGCCCAGGCCGCCGCCGAGCAGCGTGCGGCCGAGGAGGCCGCCACTGCGCAGGCCGTCGCCGCCGCGGACACGACGCGCTGGGCGACGACGGACCTCAACCTGCACACGACGGCGTCGCCGTCCGCCGAGGTCGTCGGGCTCCTCGAGGAGGGCACGGAGGTGCTCGTCACCGGTCGCACGGCCAACGGCCGCGAGGAGGTCGTGCAGGACGGCGCCTCGCGCTGGGTCACGGCCGGCTACCTCGACAGCGAGGAGCCCGCCGCAGCCGGGCCCGGAGGCTCCGCCGCCGCCCGGGCGGCCGGGGGCGAGTGCACCACCAGCTCGACCCCGTCGAGCGTCTCCGCCAACATCGCCGCCCTCCACGAGTCGGTGTGCGCGGCCTTCCCGGAGGTGACCTCCTACGGCGGCTGGCGCGGCGACGGTGACCACGGTCGCGGCCTCGCGCTCGACATCATGGTGCGGGGCGACCTGGGGTGGGAGATCGCGGAGTACATCCGCGCCAACTACACCCAGTGGGACGTCAACTACGTGATCTACGAGCAGAAGATCTGGTCGGTGGACCGCTCGAGCGAGGGGTGGCGGTCGATGGAGGACCGCGGCTCCGACACGGCGAACCACTACGACCACGTGCACGTCAGCGTCTACTGACCGGCGCCGACCGGCGCCCACCGGCGCCGACCGGCCCGGGCGTCGTAGGGTCGGGCGGGTCATGACGACCCGACCCGACCCCGCCCCCACGGCCGACGCGCACGCTGCCGCGGCGTACGACGAGGCGGACCGCGAGCGCTACCTGCCCGAGCCGCCGAAGCGGGTCGACGCCCCGCAGCGGGCGCCGTTCGAGCGCGACCGTGCGCGCGTGGTGCACGCGGCCTCGACGCGGCGGCTGGCGGCGAAGACGCAGGTGATGGGACCGCAGACCGACGACTTCGTGCGGAACCGGCTCACCCACAGCCTCGAGGTGGCCCAGGTGGCGCGCGACCTCGCGCGGGCGATCGGCACCCATCCCGACGTCGCCGAGACCGCGGCGCTCGCCCACGACCTCGGCCACCCGCCGTTCGGCCACAACGGGGAGGCGGTGCTCGCCGAGCTCGCGGAGCCGTGCGGCGGCTTCGAGGGCAACGCGCAGACCCTCCGCCTGCTGACCCGGCTCGAGGCGAAGACGTTCGCGCCCGACGGCACCTCGGTCGGGCTCAACCTGACCCGGGCCACGCTCGACGCCTGCACGAAGTACCCGTGGGACCGCGCGTCCGCGCCCGCCCCGCAGGGTGTGCACGGCGACGGCTCGCCCCGGCTGGTCGTGAAGTTCGGGGTGTACGACGACGACCGGCCCACCTTCGACTGGCTGCGCCGCGGGGTGCCGGAGGCGTCGCCGCGCCGTCAGTGCGTCGAGGCGCAGGTGATGGACCTCGCCGACGACGTCGCCTACTCGGTGCACGACGTCGAGGACGGTGTCGCTGCCGGCCGCATCGACCTCACCGCGCTCGACCGGCACCGCGAGGGCCTGTGGCAGACGGTGCGCGAGTGGTACGCCCCCGGCGTCGACGACGACACGCTCGACGAGGTGCTCGCGGGGCTGCGGGCGGTCGGGTCCTGGCCGACCGCGCCGTACGACGGCACGCGACGCTCGCAGGCCGCGCTGAAGAACCTCACCAGCGACCTCGTCGGGCGCTTCTGCGGAGCCGTGCAGACGGCGACCTTCGCGGCGCTCGACGGCGACGTGCCCGTGCGGCACTCGGCGGACCTGGTGGTGCCCGCGCGCACCGGTCTCGAGATCACCGTGCTCAAGGGCATCGCTGCCCATCTCGTCATGCGCACCGACGACCGGATCGCGCTCATGGGCCGTCAGCGGGAGCTGCTGGCCGAGCTCATGGCGGAGCTCCTGCGACGTGGTCCGGACGCGCTGGAGCCCGCCTTCGCGGAGGACTGGACGGCCGCGGCCGACGACGCCGCACGGCTCCGCGTGGTCGTCGACCAGGTGGCCTCGCTCACCGACGGCAGCGCCGTCGCGTGGTGGGGACGGCTGGCCGACGGACGCGGCGCGCCCGCGTAGACTCCGCGACGTGGCGGGCAAGATCAAGGACTCCAGCATCCAGGAGGTCCGCGAGAGGGCTCGCATCGACGAGGTCGTGGGCGACTACGTCATGCTGCGCAACGCGGGCGGCGGGTCCATGAAGGGGCTCTGCCCCTTCCACGACGAGAAGTCACCGTCGTTCAACGTCACCCCCGCCCGCCAGTTCTGCCACTGCTTCGGCTGCGGCAAGGGCGGCGACGTCATCTGGTTCCTCCAGGAGCACGACGGTCTCGGCTTCGTCGAGGCCGTCGAGCGGCTGGCCGAGCGCTTCGGCGTGCGGCTCGACCGCGAGGAGGGCGGCGACCGTGAGAAGCCCGGCTCACGCGGCCCCCAGCGCAGCCGCCTGATCGAGGTCAACCGCGTGGCGCAGGAGTTCTACGCCGAGCAGCTGGCCACGCCCGCGGCCGTCGAGGCACGACGCTTCCTCGCGGAGCGCGGCTTCGACCAGGCGGCGGCCGCGCACTTCGGTCTCGGCTTCGCGCCGCGCGACGGCGAGGCGGCGACCCGGCACCTGCAGGGGCGGGGCTTCACCACCGACGAGGCCGTCGCCGCCGGCGTGACCGCGGTGGGCCGCTCGGCCTACGACCGCTTCCGCGGCCGCCTGCTGTGGCCCATCCGCGACTCCTCGAACAGCACGATCGGCTTCGGTGCGCGGCGGCTGTTCGACGACGACCGGATCGAGGCGAAGTACCTCAACACCCCCGAGACGACGCTCTACAAGAAGAGCCAGGTGCTCTACGGCATCGACCTCGCCCGCCGCGACATCGGGCGCCTCTCGCAGGCGGTCATCGTCGAGGGGTACACCGACGTGATGGCCTGCCACCTCGCCGGCATCACCACCGCCGTCGCGACCTGCGGCACCGCCTTCGGCGACGACCACGCGCGGGTGCTGCGCCGCTTCATGATGGATCACCAGCAGTTCAGGGGAGAAGTCATCTTCACCTTTGATGGCGACGCGGCCGGACAACAAGCGGCTTTGCGTGCGTTTGGTGGAGATCAGAACTTCGTGGCGCAGACGTACGTCGCAGTCGAGCCCAGTGGCTTGGACCCGTGCGACCTGCGCCTCGCCCAGGGTGATGAAGCAGTTCGAGAACTGGTGGCTCGCCGTATGCCTCTGTACAGGTTCGTGCTCGGCAACGTGGTGGGTCAATACGACCTTGAGCGGGCCGATGGCCGGATAAGGGCGGTGCGCGAGGCGGCGCAGCTCGTGTCATCGATCCGAGACCAGGCGCTTCTCCAACAGTTCGCCCGCGAGATCGCAAAATTGGTCGGCATCGATGTTGACGACAACGACGTACTCAATGAGGTGCGGCGCGCCGCGTCCCGTGCTTCGAAGAAGACCCCAGAGCAGCGTCCAGAACCGCAGCCGCAGCGCGCGGCTGGGCGGCAGCTGCCGCCGCTGCGCGACCCCCGGTTCGCGATCGAGCGGGAGACGCTCAAGCTCGTCGTGCAGCACCCTGGCTCGGTCGGTCGCACGATCGACGACGTGGATGCGGACGACTTCACGCACCCGACGTACCGGGGTGTCTGGCAGCTCACCGTCGACGCCGGCGGGGTCACCGCGGGCAGCGCCGACCCGGCGTGGGTGGCGCGCCTGCGCGACGCGACGACGGACGAGGTGACGGCCCGGGCGCTGGGGGAGCTGGCGACCGAGCCGCTCGTCGGCAACGCGAGCCCCGACCCGGCGTACGTCAACGCCCACGTCTACCGCCTGCAGGAGCTCACGGTGCAGCGCCGCATCGCCGACCTGAAGTCGAGGCTGCAGCGCACGAACCCCGTGGACGCGGCCGACGACTACAACCGGATGTTCGGCGACCTCATGGTCCTGGAGCAGCAGCGCCGCACCCTGCGCGAGCGCGCCATCGGCGGGTGAGGGGACGGTGGTCGGACTGCCGCGCCCCCGCCGGACGCCGAGCGGCGGCCGCGTGCTCGCCGCGGCCGGCGGCGTGCTGGCCGACCGGGACGCCCTCCACCTGCCGGGGGAGCACGCGACGCCGGCGCGGGTGCCGTGGGAGCGCGTCGACGCCGCGGAGTGGGACGCGGAGACCGGCACGCTGACCGTCACCGAGGTCGCCCCCGACGTCGCCGCGGCACCACGGCACGTCGTGACGGTCGACGAGACGGACCCCCGTGCCCGGGACCGCCTGCTGCAGGTGGTGCGCGAGCGCGTCACCGCCTCGGTGGTGCTGCAGCGCCACGTGCGGGTCGCGGGTCGCGCCGGTCTGCACGTCGTCGCCCGTCGGGCGCCCGGCGGGGGAGCGCTCGCGTGGGGCTTCCGCTTCGACGCCGGTGTCGATCCGGACGACCCCGCCGTACGCCGCGTCGCCGCCGAGGCGCTCGCCCGCGCGCGGGACGACGTGGGCGCCTGACGGCGGGTCGGCCTGCCGACGGGCCCGATGAGGGGTCCGTCTGACGGCTGCGGTTCAGTCGCCCCAGGCCATGGGCACGACCTCGAAGGCCGCGCCGTGCGTCCCACCGAGCCGGGCCCCGGTCGGGCGGGCCATGCCCTCGAGGAACTCCCGCGCGTCGAAGTTCTCCCACCTGAGCCCGTCGATGTAGGCCCGGTGGGCTTCCAGCGACCGCACCCCGGCGTCGAAGGTCGCGGTGGTGTCCACCCCGTGCTCGGCGTCGGGCGACCCCGCGGCCCAGACCTCGCCGACGCCGCCCCACGGCTCGAGGCCGTCGACGAGCTGCTCGGGGAAGATCCACCGGTTGCCGGCGTCGCGCACGGCGTCCACCACGGCCCGTCCGACGGCGATGTGGTCGGCCTGGTTGAAGGCGCGACCACCCCAGGTCTCGCGGAAGTTGCCGGTGATGACCACCTCGGGCCGGTGACGTCGCACGACCTCGGCGAGGGTGCGGCGCAACGGGACGCCGTACTCCAGCACCCCGTCGGGCAGCCCCAGGAATTCGACGGTGTCGACGCCGACGAGCCGGGCGGACTCCACCTGCTCGGCCTCGCGGACGGCCCGGCACCGCTCCGGGTGGAGCCCGTCGATGCCGGCCTCACCGCTGGTGACCATGACGTAGACGACCTCCTTGCCCTGCCCCGTCCACCGCGCGACCGCGGCCGCGGCGCCGAACTCGAGGTCGTCGGGATGGGCGACGATCGCCAGGGCGCGGGACCAGTCCTCGCGCAGCGGGGCGAGCGGGGGAGGGGGCGTCGACGCGTCGGGGCTCATGCCGTCCGAGCATGCCACCCCGATTCGCACCGGGGGTGCCACCTTGCTAGGCTCTGCCCGCTGTTGAGAGCGATCCCCCATAGCTCAACTGGCAGAGCAGCCGACTGTTAATCGGCAGGTTATTGGTTCGAGTCCAATTGGGGGAGCCAGCACGACGAGGGCCCGGTCGGAACACCGACCGGGCCCTCATGCGTCTCGGCACTCGGGAGGTCCGGCGCCAACCTCCCCCCGCGGTGACCGGGGAGGTGGTTGGCTGGGGCAATGACTCGTCCGACCCAGGTGCACGTGCACGTCGTGGAAGCCACTGACGACGCCGGCCTGCGCACGTTCTGGGAGATCGAGCGGGCCTCGGTCACGGACACCGACCCCGACGCGCCCCACCGCACCTTCGAGGCCCTCCGCGCGACGCGCGACGCCTGGGGCGCGGGGGAGGACGGCGTCCACCTCATCGCCCGCGACGACCGGGGCGACGTCGCGGGGGTCGCCGAGATGTGCTGGCCGCTCGACGACAACGAGCACCTGGTCGAGGCGGACATCCACGTGCTGCCGCGGCACCGCCGCGAGGGCGTCGGGCGCCTGCTGTGGGAGGCGGTCGTCGAGCGCACCCGTGCGCTGGGCCGCACCACCGTCGCGCTCGAGATCATCGTGCCGGTCGATGGGGAGGCGCCCGGCCTCGCCTTCGTCGACGGCATGGGCATCCCCACGGTGCACGTCGAGGAGCACCTCCAGCTGCCCGTCCCGGTCGACGCCGGCCACCTCGCCCGCCTGGCGGAGCAGGCGTTGGCGGCGTCGTCGGGCTACGAGGTCGTGACCTGGGTCGACCGGTGCCCCGACGAGCACGTCGAGGCCTTCTGCGCGATGCGCACCCGCATGAACCAGGACGTCCCGCGCGGCGAGGCCGACGTCGAGCCGGCGGTCGTCACCCCCGAGCGGCTCCGGCGCGACGAGGAGCGCCGCCGGGCGGCGGACTACACGGTCATCACGGCGGCGGCCCGCCGCGTGGAGGACGGCGAGATGGCCGGCTACACCGTGCTCGTGCTGCAGCCCGACGACACCGCCGTCTACCAGGGCGACACCCTCGTCATGCCCGAGCACCGCGGCCGACGGCTCGGCACCCTGCTCAAGGTGACGACGCTCGAGCTGCTCGCCGACGACTACCCGGAGCGCACGTCGGTGCACACCTGGGTGTCGACCGACAACGCCGCGATGCAGGCCGTCAACCGCGCGTTCGGGTTCGTGCTCGTCGACCGTGCCCACATGATCGAGGCGCGTGTCGACGGGTGAGCGGCCACTACTAGGCTCGTGCGCCGAGGGGCGGTAGCTCAGTCGGTTAGAGCAAACGACTCATAATCGTTCGGTCGTGGGTTCGAGCCCCACCCGCCCTACTGGTGCATCGGCCCGGCTCAGGAGTCCCGCTCCTCCTGCAGCCGCTCGATGTGCTCCGAGGCCTCGGCCTTCGTCAGCCCGTCGGCGGGGATGGTCTCCCCGGCCTCGCGGGCCAGCGTGTCGAGATAGCTCTTCTGCGCACCCGTGGCCGGCTCGTCGCCGGTCACCCAGTCCTGCGGGTCCTTCTCCGTGGCGGTCGGGTCGGCCTTCTCCGCGCCGAGCACTTCACCCTCGTTCGCATGCGTGTTCGATTCCATGGTCTGACCGTAGCCCCCGGGTCCAAGCCCGCGCTGTAGGCCGCGCAACTGTGCAGCTGGGGCAGGTGTGGCGCGGTCAGGGTGTCCCCAGCCGCACATCTCGCGCGCCCGGGTCGAGGCCACCCGGGCGTCAGGCCCCGGCGGCCAACGACCGGTACCACTCCTGGTAGGCCAGCAGGCCCTCCTCCGCGTCCTGGAGCGCCGCCTCGAAGCGCAGCAGGAGGTCGTCGGCACCCACCGTCCCGCCGGCGCGGCCGAGGTGCTCGAGGTCGCCGGCGAGCCCGCCGACCACCGGCAGCCCGATGTTGAGGGCGGACCCCTTCATCCCGTGGGCCTCGGCCGCGAGCCGCGCGGGGTCGTCGGCGGCCACGGCCGCCCGGATGCGCGTGAGGGCGTCGGCACGTCGCCCGAGGAACCCGCCGATGACGCGGTCGAGGTACGCCGTGTCGTCCGGCGAGAGCTCCCGCAGCAGCTCGAGGCGCTCGATGTCGAGGTTGCCGTCCGACGTGTCGGGTGCGTCGTGCGGTGCGGTCCTGTCCTCCACCGTCCCACCGTCCTCGCCGCCGACCTCCGTGCTCCCGGTCCAGCGTGCCAGGGCCGCCGCGAGGGTGGCGGGTGCGACGGGCTTGGTGATGAAGTCGTCCATCCCCGCGGCGAGGCACTTCTCGCGCTCGCCCGCGATCGCGGCGGCCGTCATGGCGAGCACGGGGGTGCGGCGCGCACCCGTGGCCGCCTCCCGCGCGCGGATGGCGCGGGTCGCGGCGTACCCGTCGAGGCGGGGCATCTGCAGGTCCATCAGGACGGCGTCGTACGCCGTGACCTCCGTCAGGTCCACCGCCTCGGCGCCGTCGTCGGCGGTGTCGACGTCGTACCCCATCGAGGCGAGGAGCCCCCGCGCCACCACCTGGTTGACCGGGTTGTCCTCCACGACCAGCACGAGCTTGCCGCGGGCGTCGTCGTCCGGCTCCGTCGGGCGCGGCTCGGTGACGCCGGCGTCCTCGCCCTCGACCATGCGCACGAGGGCGTCCCGCAGCTCGGCGGCCTGCACGGGCTTGGTCAGGCAGGTGGTGATGCCGATCTGGCGGAGGTCGTCGGTGAGCGGCAGGTACGCCGACGAGAGCAGCAGCAGCGGCAGGTGGACGAAGCGCGGGTCGAGGTGGAGGGAGCGAGCGATGTCGATGCCGTCCTCGTCCGGCATGGCGAGGTCGAGCAGCACGATGTCGTAGGGGTCGCCGGCGTCGTGCGCCGCCGCGAGGGCGCTGCGCGCCTCAGCGGCGTTGGACACGCCGGTCGACGTCACGTGCCACCAGCCGAGCTGCTCGCGGAGGATCAGCCGGTTCTGCACGTCGTTGTCGACCACGAGCACCTTCGTGCGGCCGAGCTGCTCGCGGGTGCGGCGCAGGCGGGCGTCGCGACGGGTGCCCGTGGGGCTGCCCAGCTGCGCCGTGAACCAGAAGGTGCTGCCCTGGCCGAGGGCGCTGTCGACGCCGATCTCGCCGTGGAAGGCCTCGACGATCTCGGCGGAGATGGCGAG
This Nocardioides alkalitolerans DNA region includes the following protein-coding sequences:
- a CDS encoding glycine--tRNA ligase, which codes for MAKPPATTVDHVVSLAKRRGFVYPCGEIYGGTRSAWDYGPLGVELKDNIKRQWWKAMVQGREDVVGLDSSVILPRQTWEASGHVATFSDPLTECQSCHKRFRADHLQEAYAEKKGLDDPDAVPMSDVVCANCGTRGAWTEPKQFSGLMKTYLGVVEDESGLHYLRPETAQGIFLNFANVVTSSRKKPPFGIAQIGKSFRNEITPGNFIFRTREFEQMEMEFFVKPGEDEEWHQYWIDERTRWYTDLGIDPANLRHYEHAKEKLSHYSKRTVDIEYRFGFAGSEWGELEGVANRTDFDLSTHAQHSGQDLSYFDQAANERYTPYVIEPAAGLSRSLMTFLVDAYTEDEAPNTKGGVDKRVVLRLDPRLAPVKVAVLPLSRNADLSPKAKALAADLRRNWNVEFDDAGAIGRRYRRQDEIGTPYCVTVDFDTPEDNAVTVRERDTMSQERVSLDGIVSYFAERLAGA
- the dusB gene encoding tRNA dihydrouridine synthase DusB, which produces MSTATIPAGTASLPGPLHLGPLVVDVPVVLAPMAGITNAAYRRLCAEQGAGLYVCEMITSRGLVEGDATTRRMLVFDELETTRSVQLYGTDPTYVGQATRILCEEYGVAHVDLNFGCPVPKVTRKGGGGALPWKRGLLEEILTAAVRAAEPFGVPVTMKTRKGIDADRLTYLDAGRIAQEAGCAAIALHGRTVAQAYSGVADWDAIAALVDAVDIPVLGNGDIWEAGDAVRMVEHTGAAGVVVGRGCLGRPWLFRDLAAVFSGEHVQVLPTLGEVAAIMRRHAELLVEHVGDELHGCKEFRKHVSWYLKGFPAGGELRRALALAASLAELDELLAQLDPTAPYPVSELGAPRGRQGSPRERVVLPEGWLDDTDGRDLCLAEDAGETSGG
- a CDS encoding deoxyguanosinetriphosphate triphosphohydrolase codes for the protein MTTRPDPAPTADAHAAAAYDEADRERYLPEPPKRVDAPQRAPFERDRARVVHAASTRRLAAKTQVMGPQTDDFVRNRLTHSLEVAQVARDLARAIGTHPDVAETAALAHDLGHPPFGHNGEAVLAELAEPCGGFEGNAQTLRLLTRLEAKTFAPDGTSVGLNLTRATLDACTKYPWDRASAPAPQGVHGDGSPRLVVKFGVYDDDRPTFDWLRRGVPEASPRRQCVEAQVMDLADDVAYSVHDVEDGVAAGRIDLTALDRHREGLWQTVREWYAPGVDDDTLDEVLAGLRAVGSWPTAPYDGTRRSQAALKNLTSDLVGRFCGAVQTATFAALDGDVPVRHSADLVVPARTGLEITVLKGIAAHLVMRTDDRIALMGRQRELLAELMAELLRRGPDALEPAFAEDWTAAADDAARLRVVVDQVASLTDGSAVAWWGRLADGRGAPA
- the dnaG gene encoding DNA primase, yielding MAGKIKDSSIQEVRERARIDEVVGDYVMLRNAGGGSMKGLCPFHDEKSPSFNVTPARQFCHCFGCGKGGDVIWFLQEHDGLGFVEAVERLAERFGVRLDREEGGDREKPGSRGPQRSRLIEVNRVAQEFYAEQLATPAAVEARRFLAERGFDQAAAAHFGLGFAPRDGEAATRHLQGRGFTTDEAVAAGVTAVGRSAYDRFRGRLLWPIRDSSNSTIGFGARRLFDDDRIEAKYLNTPETTLYKKSQVLYGIDLARRDIGRLSQAVIVEGYTDVMACHLAGITTAVATCGTAFGDDHARVLRRFMMDHQQFRGEVIFTFDGDAAGQQAALRAFGGDQNFVAQTYVAVEPSGLDPCDLRLAQGDEAVRELVARRMPLYRFVLGNVVGQYDLERADGRIRAVREAAQLVSSIRDQALLQQFAREIAKLVGIDVDDNDVLNEVRRAASRASKKTPEQRPEPQPQRAAGRQLPPLRDPRFAIERETLKLVVQHPGSVGRTIDDVDADDFTHPTYRGVWQLTVDAGGVTAGSADPAWVARLRDATTDEVTARALGELATEPLVGNASPDPAYVNAHVYRLQELTVQRRIADLKSRLQRTNPVDAADDYNRMFGDLMVLEQQRRTLRERAIGG
- a CDS encoding PIG-L family deacetylase codes for the protein MSPDASTPPPPLAPLREDWSRALAIVAHPDDLEFGAAAAVARWTGQGKEVVYVMVTSGEAGIDGLHPERCRAVREAEQVESARLVGVDTVEFLGLPDGVLEYGVPLRRTLAEVVRRHRPEVVITGNFRETWGGRAFNQADHIAVGRAVVDAVRDAGNRWIFPEQLVDGLEPWGGVGEVWAAGSPDAEHGVDTTATFDAGVRSLEAHRAYIDGLRWENFDAREFLEGMARPTGARLGGTHGAAFEVVPMAWGD
- a CDS encoding GNAT family N-acetyltransferase, which codes for MTRPTQVHVHVVEATDDAGLRTFWEIERASVTDTDPDAPHRTFEALRATRDAWGAGEDGVHLIARDDRGDVAGVAEMCWPLDDNEHLVEADIHVLPRHRREGVGRLLWEAVVERTRALGRTTVALEIIVPVDGEAPGLAFVDGMGIPTVHVEEHLQLPVPVDAGHLARLAEQALAASSGYEVVTWVDRCPDEHVEAFCAMRTRMNQDVPRGEADVEPAVVTPERLRRDEERRRAADYTVITAAARRVEDGEMAGYTVLVLQPDDTAVYQGDTLVMPEHRGRRLGTLLKVTTLELLADDYPERTSVHTWVSTDNAAMQAVNRAFGFVLVDRAHMIEARVDG
- a CDS encoding DUF3072 domain-containing protein; this encodes MESNTHANEGEVLGAEKADPTATEKDPQDWVTGDEPATGAQKSYLDTLAREAGETIPADGLTKAEASEHIERLQEERDS